The window attgatatttaattgGGAAATGCCCTGATCATCATCGTCACCACcatcattattataattcttttgattgttCTTTGAAGGAGGTAATGAAAAATTAGCTGAAGGTCTCTTGTTCTTCCTAGATGCCCCACCAACTGGAATGTTCCTTAAAGACCCACCAGCTGTCCAATATCTTCTACAAGACTTACAGAAGTATCTTGGCTGTGAGAGACTGTAATTGTTGTAGTAACAGAACTTTGTGTTGTTGGAATTGCATCTTGGACAGTTCAATATTTGATCTTTCCTagcttttgcttttctttccaCAACTGCCTTCAGACCCTCTTCTTCTAATTCCATGTTCTTAACTTCAACCTGCATCTCCCAATATTCATCACAATAACACAAACACAGATTATAAGAAATGATCATTTAGAGAAAGACTAGAGAAACAGAGAAGGGTTCACTGAGCCATACCTGAGGCCAGTGAGCAGAATCCATTATAGAGAGTTGTGAAGGAGATGAGCAAAGACTACTTGATTTCTTGCTTTAATTCTTGCAGATGGTCCAAAAGCAAGATCCAGCAGAGGCCTTTGTGCTGCTCTTTATTATGTGTCGGCCAACAGTAGGAGGGAGAAAGTAGAGAGCTTTTATTATTGTCTCAAGTGACCTTTCTTTGTCATAATATGCTTAGACAATGTGTTTTGGAACTCTCCTTCTCAAgggaaagtttttttttttttttctttttttgtctgGGTGTTGATTTCATCATGATCATACTACAGTAGAAATCCTTAAAAGGATTTTCTTCTTGTACATACATTTGAGATTGTACAATAGACTAAAATCTTACGAAGGAGTCTTACCTATAAACtatcttatattatattcaattattttgtacCTAAGTATTGTATTGTACCTGTAAGTATATGATCAGGCCTTTATTAGTTATGATTCTTGTTTGTATGCATTTGCATATAGTTGTTTTCATAACATTCAAACAGAGTAACATGGAATTAAAGTAATAGGTGTGAAAAGGCAATGGTCCAACTAGCGTCCAAGAATTGGTTTAAATAATTGCCAAAATGGTCATAACTCAAATGACATCAAGTATGTGCTATCAACTTTCAGGTTAGAGGTTCAGTGCCCAAGCCACataaattgtcaaaaaaaaaagttcaaataattaaaactagaCTACATAACATTTttgtaacaaaattataattccCAAAGTATCaacataacaaatttttttgccAAGACattatgacaaaattaaaattgttgatCATTTGACAACTTGTATCATAACCTATAGCTAATGTATTTGTCAATATGAATTTTTATGGAGGAATATCTACACACGTAAGGTAACATTATATTATCATAAAGCAATAGTGTCGGTATCTAAtaagagtttgaaaaaaacagaactatacaaaaaaattgagtgGTTTGGTTCATAGGTGTTTGCTAGGGGTGAGAAGATGAGCAATGTTGATCATGTCATTGCCCGTGACAAAGGTCAATGGTCTTTTTCATCGCTAAAATTTTAGTTGCAAGATCAACAGAGTAAAAAGATAGTCACACAAGAAAGCTTAGTGACAAATATGGCACAACTATTAAGCCCTCCTGTGGCTCAACCCGGAAGGCATTCCCCTTATAAACATTGCAATCTTTACAAGACAGAGACTCTGTAGTCCAAAATCAAGCAAAGGTGGACCCACCCACTAATCAGAATTAGCAGGTGGGACCCTTCCAAGAATCAACCATTGACAAGGATTTAAGCTTCAGCTTTAAGTTTCCCACTTGATCAAGTGCTGAAAATCAgctattgaaaatgaaagattacCCCCCTATCTTTTAAATCATAATCTAGCCTTTCTAACTTGTAGACTCTGAttaatgtagaaaaagcagACCAATGAAGTTAAACCTATGTGCTTTCATGATTCAACTTCCTATGTATTACAGGCAATCATCTTCTTTTACATCCTTCATGgcaaaaaatgaagaagaaatagtaaTTTTTGGCTTTTATGGGAAATGAAGTGCTGAGTTCTTTTCCAAAAGGAAGTGGTTGTAAGCAATATGTAGGCTGTTGTATTTAGGCTTAGTCAAGAAGTAAAGTTTCTAGTCTGCCTTCTGTAATATGCAATGCATATACAATCCAGCCTTCACTATCAAGAActcataaaaagaagagagattCCAGTGAAGAAAGTTGAAAGCTAATcaacaattaagaaaatgaattacatgaataacaaaaataatttgaacGGGGCGGGgcatcaaaatttgaaactagaAGTCTAAACTCGTGGACCAATGATTTACCATAAAACCTGTCACTTGATCCTCATGATATTTCCCACCAGGAGTTGACTTGGTGAATTTATCAATGTCTCCATAGGCAATAGGTGTAATAATTGATCGTATACAGAAAAGTGAAGCTGAAGGGCATGCATTGCTTAAGAGAGAATTCCTTAGATTCTTTGTTCATGATGATCATTCACTTTAAACTAGTCATTCAACTTGCAAACATCAATAAACTTCTGGACTGCATTGCGATATTGTATCCCCTGTAAGAATACGGAGGACATCAATAGATATACTAGCACTCACAGGCAAAAATAGATTATAAAAATCCTaataacttcaaaatgcaatttTAATTCCGACTACCCCTTTCACTTCTTAATGTAACAGATGTGTAAGGTGTAACTAAAGAATGCGAGGTGAGCTCTTTATTCGGTGAGACATTAATAGTTGGGGGCATTAAATAAGTCAAAAAACAAAGCCAAGTCAGTCCTATACttcattgttttgtttgggTATTTTAGTGCAGTCCCGTGCATTGCCCTTagtgttcttttcttttccacatCGGTCCCTTTATGGAAAGTTCAATATTTTGTCGCCTGGTATTGCATAGCTAAAATTGTTGAACctcaaaaagaataatatcaGTCTCTTAGTGCATGTGCATGAAGACCTCCCCACTCAAAAGTTTCTCTCATTACAGAACGAAAACACTGTAGAAGATTACCTCCCAGTATAGTTGGTGACAGTCCATGCACTGCCAGAACTCTAAATTCTGGTCAAACAAACAGTTAGGAATTTTTTGGAAACCCTTCGCTGCCTGCACAGCCTCCTCCGTTGTAAGGGATTTCTGAATAAACCTTCCATTGCATTTGGTACATCTAGACATCAGCTGATCCTCACTAATTTTCAAATCGAAAGTTTCAATAACCTACAACGGATTTAAATGATAAAGGAATTAGGATGGACCTCCAATATCTGCAAAACAACCTAACTGGAGAACTGATTTGGTTTTCCAGTGCAAAGCTAAATTAACACTTCAGAGTtatataagaataaaataatatatgtaataGAATAGAAATCAATATTTTGCAATAAGTATCGTAGGCTTTTAACTCATAAGACATAGATACTCCCAAGTCCCTAGGTtctaatgaaatttttattacttCATCGATCTCATTaaaatttccttttccattctCATCTCCAAATATCTTTCAGCCTATAAATCTCcaccaattttgaaatttatggaaCCCACATTTGATATAAAAAGGCATGGTGATATGGtaatttgaactatttttgaaagaagGTAATCCAGGAATTTAAGGAACGTTCAAAGCACTTAGTTCTTTCTCAAAATTGTTTCCAAAATCTCCACCAAGGTTAGTCCATTCATTGAATAAATGCTTTTGGCTCTCATAGCTTATAATTATAAGTAATTGGCATTTATACCTCCAGTAACTGTTCGTTCTTTAGAAGGTTTTTAACTCTGTATATTTGATTACGCAGCAAATACCCATGTCTCAGCAGTTTAGCATCTCTGGTCAAGAGTACTCTCTTCTCCTTGTGCGCTTGATCAATTAATTCCCTACATATGATAAAGAATTACAATTGACTGCATGGACAATATCCCCACGGGTAACTAACAAATTAAGTCTTCAAAATGTAAGCcattaaaattgttaataatttaGAACCTAGAGTATGGATTTTTGGAAAATGGAACTGCAGCATCAACCCCAACACAGCGTAGATGTTTTGCAAGACCTTCAACCTGGAGTAA of the Cucumis sativus cultivar 9930 chromosome 3, Cucumber_9930_V3, whole genome shotgun sequence genome contains:
- the LOC101207601 gene encoding dof zinc finger protein DOF1.8, translating into MDSAHWPQVEVKNMELEEEGLKAVVERKAKARKDQILNCPRCNSNNTKFCYYNNYSLSQPRYFCKSCRRYWTAGGSLRNIPVGGASRKNKRPSANFSLPPSKNNQKNYNNDGGDDDDQGISQLNINITSCSSTATTTNTATSCCWLSSDNDHMNNQIMLRSNGIMSQRELIPFIPMPAPAPPQPTAVAALEDFKQLSTIISTDQNGAKLGDAPAFWSGIFGGGSW